A stretch of Lactuca sativa cultivar Salinas chromosome 6, Lsat_Salinas_v11, whole genome shotgun sequence DNA encodes these proteins:
- the LOC111903779 gene encoding MYB-like transcription factor ODO1, translating to MGRQPCCDKLGVKKGPWTTEEDKKLINFILTNGQCCWRAVPKLAGLRRCGKSCRLRWTNYLRPDLKRGLLNESEEQLVIDLHARLGNRWSKIAARMPGRTDNEIKNHWNTHIKKKLLKMGIDPVTHEPLQIENEAIKTSSSSTEKRLLESKDHHSSPLGSANSTHVSSEENSSSTSSENSLTINDHETETLFESLCEDQMLLSHLLSENEPSFMDTSAWELPNNGPSFNNNDHANAFASWDDCATWLLDCQDFGVHDFGLDSFNDVEIGILNTGNKQQEL from the exons ATGGGAAGACAACCGTGCTGTGACAAACTGGGGGTGAAGAAAGGGCCGTGGACGACAGAGGAAGACAAGAAACTCATCAACTTTATCCTTACTAACGGCCAATGTTGCTGGCGTGCAGTCCCTAAGCTTGCTGGACTCCGTCGTTGTGGCAAAAGTTGCCGGCTCCGGTGGACCAACTATCTCCGACCAGACTTGAAGCGTGGCCTGCTCAATGAATCAGAGGAACAGCTCGTTATTGACCTCCATGCTCGCCTCGGCAACCG gtGGTCAAAAATAGCTGCAAGGATGCCTGGACGAACAGACAATGAAATCAAGAATCACTGGAACACACATATCAAGAAAAAGCTCTTAAAAATGGGAATTGACCCTGTAACTCATGAACCCCTTCAAATAGAAAATGAAGCGATCAAGACATCATCATCTTCTACTGAAAAACGTTTGCTAGAATCTAAAGATCACCATTCATCACCTCTTGGAAGTGCCAATAGTACCCATGTAAGCTCAGAGGAGAACTCAAGTTCCACATCTTCTGAAAATTCCCTAACCATCAATGATCATGAGACTGAAACGTTGTTTGAAAGCCTTTGTGAAGATCAAATGTTGTTAAGTCACCTGTTAAGTGAAAATGAACCTTCGTTCATGGACACATCAGCTTGGGAGTTACCAAACAATGGGCCAAGCTTCAACAACAACGACCATGCTAATGCATTCGCCTCGTGGGATGATTGTGCTACATGGCTATTGGATTGTCAGGATTTTGGCGTTCATGATTTTGGTCTGGATTCTTTCAACGATGTTGAAATTGGCATCTTAAACACGGGAAACAAGCAGCAAGAATTATAA